The Arcobacter roscoffensis genome segment GTTTTTTTCACTATAAACTGCACCAATACAAAAAGTAATATTGATTTTTAGTTCACCTATATTCATAGGATTTGAGAAGAAAAAGTTTTTAATCTCTTCTATTTTTTTATTTATATCAATTTTACCTTCATAAAGTAGGGCAAATTCATCTGAATTAAATCTAAAACTATTGTGTTCGCTAAACTTTTCTTTTAAAACTTTTGCTATTTTTCTCAAAAGTTTATCTCCTATACTAAAGCCATAAGCTGTATTAATATAGTTGAAATTATTTATATTCAACAATAATAAAGTTCTAGGTTTTATTTCATATGTTACTTTTTCAAAGTAAGATTTATTGTAAATATCTGTTAATGTGTCATTGTATGCTAAGAAATTTGATTTCTCTTCATTTTCTTGATTTTTTAATACTATTGTAACCATTGATGAAGCAGCTTCTAATAGTTTTTTATGGAAGGCACTTGGTACTCTTTGCTCAAAAGAAGTAAGTGCAAAAGAGCCAATGGCATTTTTATTTGCATCCCTAATTGGCATAGACCAACAAGAAGATAATTTAAAATTAAGTGCAAAATCTCTTACCTCTTCCCATCTTTTATCTGTTTTTGTATCTTTTACAAAGACTGCTTCATTTCTAAAAACTGCATTAGCACAAGAACCTGATTTAGTACCTGGAACTAAACATTCTAGTTCTTTTTGAGCCTCTATTGGAATTGATGGTGCTGCTATTACATTTAGATGGTTTTCAGTTTTATTTAAAAGCATGATTGAGGCTACTGAGTTAGGAAGAAGTGTTTCTGCTAGTTTACATAGCATTTTTAAAATAGATTTGCTTTCATGTTGTTCAGCTAGCATATTTAATATTTCTTGTTGAATTGTTAGTATTTTATTATATTCTAAAGGGCTTATTAAAACCTCTTCTTCTAATAGTTCTAAATCCATATAGTTATTACTTTTTCCCATTTTCATACTTTTTGTTATTTATAATTTTAGTATTATATATTTTAAAATATTAAAAAGAGG includes the following:
- a CDS encoding sensor domain-containing diguanylate cyclase, yielding MGKSNNYMDLELLEEEVLISPLEYNKILTIQQEILNMLAEQHESKSILKMLCKLAETLLPNSVASIMLLNKTENHLNVIAAPSIPIEAQKELECLVPGTKSGSCANAVFRNEAVFVKDTKTDKRWEEVRDFALNFKLSSCWSMPIRDANKNAIGSFALTSFEQRVPSAFHKKLLEAASSMVTIVLKNQENEEKSNFLAYNDTLTDIYNKSYFEKVTYEIKPRTLLLLNINNFNYINTAYGFSIGDKLLRKIAKVLKEKFSEHNSFRFNSDEFALLYEGKIDINKKIEEIKNFFFSNPMNIGELKINITFCIGAVYSEKNLLRNSSIALKKAKDLGKNRSYIFKKDDDITYEKTQSFINATNLVREALEKSLICPFYQGIHDNKKNVITKYEVLARIKKDDKIISPYEFLDAAKLSGFLPAITKIIIDKSFDYMSKNSYMFSINITEEDLSKNYLVSYLKSALQIHNIKPSRVTLEILEGISSTGKKNHIKQLKALKDLGLKLAIDDFGREYSNFERIIDLDIDTIKIDAKYIKDIDTNKKSYEITKALSSFAKGAEISCVAEFVHNENIQKIIESLDIDYSQGYLFSKPCEHID